A genome region from Trichoderma asperellum chromosome 7, complete sequence includes the following:
- a CDS encoding uncharacterized protein (TransMembrane:1 (i78-96o)) has protein sequence MASTQSMRALARAGPLGPNGVVASRAFSTATRAMMMRSAARPSVAMKLTNSGRIAFRRAYADEAPKPKPGKLRRTFRWAWRLTYLSALGLVGYTAYDIYVDRHPDEQFKPDPTKKTLVILGTGWGSVALLKKLDTENYNVVVVSPRNYFLFTPLLPSCTTGTIEHRSIMEPVRAILRGKKAAAKFFEAEATSIDPERKVVRIADNSEIKGATSETEIPYDMLVVGVGAENATFGIPGVRENSCFLKEIGDAQQIRKKIMDCVETAAFKDQTPEEVDRLMHMVVVGGGPTGVEFAGELQDFFEEDIKKLVPDISPRFKVTLIEALPNVLPMFSKTLIDYTENTLREEKIDIKTKTMVKRVTDKTVEAEVSRPDGTKERVEIPYGLLVWATGNAVRPIIKDLAGKIPAQKDSRRGLAVNEYLVVQGTRDIWAIGDCAVAGYAPTAQVASQEGYFLGKLFNNMAKTENHEARIQELSGQLNIAGGNSAEASQEIELLERQLKKIRDIKPFKYSHQGSLAYIGSDKAVADVSWWNGNLATGGSVTYLFWRSVYLSMCFSPRNRVLVLLDWLKSKAFGRDVSRE, from the exons ATGGCTTCAACCCAGTCCATGAGAGCCCTCGCCCGGGCCGGCCCATTGGGTCCCAACGGCGTTGTCGCATCACGAGCATTCTCTACCGCTACGAGGGCAATGATGATGCGATCAGCTGCCAGGCCGTCCGTGGCCATGAAGCTCACCAACTCGGGCCGCATTGCCTTCCGCAGAGCCTACGCCGACGAGgctcccaagcccaagcccGGCAAGCTGCGCCGGACCTTCAGATGGGCCTGGAGATTGACTTACCTGTCTGCCCTTGGACTGGTGGGCTACACTGCCTACGACATCTACGTCGACCGCCACCCCGACGAGCAGTTCAAGCCCGATCCCACCAAGAAGACACTGGTGATTCTGG GAACTGGCTGGGGATCTGTTGCTCTCCTCAAGAAGCTCGATACCGAAAACTACAACGTCGTCGTTGTTTCTCCCCGCAACTACTTCCTCTTCACCCCTCTTCTGCCGTCATGCACCACCGGCACCATCGAGCACCGCTCCATCATGGAGCCGGTCCGCGCCATTCTCCGTGGCAAGAAGGCTGCCGCCAAGTTCTTTGAAGCCGAGGCCACCTCCATTGACCCCGAGCGCAAGGTCGTGCGCATCGCGGACAACTCTGAGATCAAGGGCGCTACTTCCGAGACTGAGATCCCCTACGACATGCTCGTTGTGGGAGTTGGCGCAGAAAACGCTACCTTTGGCATTCCTGGTGTCCGGGAGAACAGCTGCTTCCTGAAGGAGATTGGCGATGCCCAGCAGATCCGAAAGAAGATCATGGACTGCGTTGAGACGGCCGCCTTCAAGGACCAGACCCCCGAGGAAGTTGACCGTCTGATGCACATGGTCGTTGTTGGTGGTGGCCCCACTGGTGTTGAATTCGCTGGCGAGCTTCAGGACTTCTTTGAGGAGGACATCAAGAAGCTGGTCCCTGATATCAGCCCCCGCTTCAAAGTCACCCTCATCGAGGCCCTGCCCAACGTTCTTCCCATGTTCTCCAAGACTCTGATCGACTATACCGAGAACACCCTCCGTGAGGAAAAGATTGACATCAAGACCAAGACAATGGTCAAGCGTGTCACTGACAAGACTGTTGAGGCCGAGGTTTCCCGCCCTGACGGAACCAAGGAGCGCGTTGAGATCCCTTACGGTCTGCTTGTCTGGGCCACCGGAAACGCCGTCCGCCCCATCATCAAGGACCTAGCCGGCAAAATCCCTGCTCAGAAGGACTCGCGCCGTGGTCTCGCCGTGAACGAGTACCTCGTTGTACAGGGCACCCGCGATATCTGGGCCATTGGTGACTGCGCTGTGGCTGGCTACGCCCCTACCGCACAGGTTGCCTCACAGGAGGGCTACTTCCTTGGCAAGCTGTTCAACAACATGGCCAAGACAGAGAACCACGAGGCTCGCATCCAAGAGCTGAGCGGCCAGCTGAATATCGCTGGCGGTAACTCTGCCGAGGCTTCCCAGGAGATTGAGCTCCTGGAGAGACAGCTCAAGAAAATTCGCGACATCAAGCCTTTCAAGTACAGTCACCAGGGAAGCTTGGCCTACATTGGCAGCGACAAGGCCGTCGCCGACGTCAGCTGGTGGAATGGCAACCTTGCCACCGGTGGTAGCGTGACCTACCTCTTCTGGAGAAGTGTCTACCTCTCCATGTGCTTCAGCC CACGAAACCGTGTCCTAGTCCTTCTAGATTGGCTCAAGTCCAAGGCTTTCGGTCGTGACGTCTCCCGAGAGTAA
- the DBP2 gene encoding ATP-dependent RNA helicase dbp2, variant 2, translating into MSGYGGGRSNGGGYGGGGGGYGRDRGDRGGDRNGHGGGGFGGGRGGYGNGHGGYGGGGYGGGGGGGGGGYGGGYGGGGGDRMGHLGAGLQRQEWDLSALPKFEKDFYKESPDVAARDAAEVDAFRRKHQMTIAGSGVPKPVETFDEAGFPRYVMDEVKAQGFPAPTAIQSQGWPMALSGRDVVGIAETGSGKTLTYCLPAIVHINAQPLLAPGDGPIVLILAPTRELAVQIQQEISKFGRSSRIRNTCVYGGVPKGPQIRDLSRGVEVCIATPGRLIDMLEAGKTNLRRVTYLVLDEADRMLDMGFEPQIRKIIEQIRPDRQTLMWSATWPKEVRALAADFLQDFIQVNIGSMELAANHRITQIVEVVTEMEKRDRMIKHLEKVMENKENKILIFVGTKRIADEITRFLRQDGWPALSIHGDKQQNERDWVLDQFKTGKSPIMVATDVASRGIDVRNITHVLNYDYPNNSEDYIHRIGRTGRAGQNGTAITLFTTDNQKQARDLVNVLQEAKQQIDPRLAEMTRYGGGGGRGYGGYRGRGGGRANSNNYPLGNRRW; encoded by the exons ATGTCTGGCTACGGCGGCGGTCGATCCAACGGCGGCGGTTAcggaggcggtggtggtggttacGGTCGTGATCGTGGTGATCGCGGCGGCGACCGCAACGGCCATGGAGGCGGTGGATTTGGCGGAGG TCGTGGTGGATACGGCAATGGCCACGGCGGAtacggcggtggtggctatggtggaggaggtggtggtggtggtggtggctacGGCGGCGGTtacggcggcggtggtggtgaccgAATGGGCCACCTCGGCGCTGGCCTGCAACGACAAGAATGGG ACCTTTCCGCCCTTCCTAAGTTCGAAAAGGACTTCTACAAGGAGTCTCCTGATGTCGCCGCCCGCGACGCTGCCGAAGTCGATGCGTTCCGTCGCAAACATCAGATGACCATTGCCGGCTCAGGAGTTCCCAAGCCCGTCGAGACCTTTGACGAGGCTGGATTCCCTCGCTACGTCATGGATGAGGTCAAGGCTCAGGGCTTCCCTGCTCCTACCGCCATTCAGTCTCAAGGATGGCCCATGGCTCTTTCTGGACGTGATGTCGTCGGTATTGCCGAGACCGGTTCCGGAAAGACTCTTACATACTGTCTTCCCGCCATTGTTCACATCAACGCTCAGCCCCTCCTTGCCCCTGGTGACGGCCCTATCGTCCTGATCCTGGCCCCCACTCGTGAGCTTGCTGTCCAGATTCAGCAGGAAATCTCAAAGTTCGGTCGCTCATCACGTATCCGCAACACCTGTGTCTACGGTGGTGTCCCCAAGGGCCCCCAGATTCGCGATCTCTCCCGTGGTGTTGAGGTTTGCATTGCCACCCCTGGCCGTCTCATCGACATGCTCGAGGCCGGCAAGACCAACCTTCGTCGTGTAACCTACTTAGTTCTCGACGAGGCTGATCGCATGCTGGACATGGGTTTCGAGCCTCAAATTCGCAAGATTATCGAGCAAATTCGACCTGACCGACAGACTCTCATGTGGTCCGCTACATGGCCCAAGGAAGTCCGTGCTCTTGCTGCCGATTTCTTACAAGACTTCATCCAGGTCAACATCGGTTCCATGGAACTGGCTGCCAACCACAGAATCACCCAGATTGTGGAGGTTGTTACCGaaatggagaagagagaccGCATGATTAAGCATCTTGAGAAGGTCATGGAGAACAAGGAGAACAAGATCCTCATCTTTGTTGGCACCAAGCGTATTGCGGACGAGATCACCCGATTCCTTCGCCAGGACGGCTGGCCCGCTCTCT CAATTCACGGAGACAAGCAACAAAACGAGCGAGACTGGGTCCTCGACCAGTTCAAGACCGGAAAGAGCCCTATCATGGTTGCTACCGACGTGGCATCCCGTGGTATCG ATGTTCGCAACATCACCCATGTGTTGAACTACGATTACCCTAACAACTCGGAGGATTATATCCATCGTATTGGTCGTACCGGCCGTGCTGGCCAGAACGGAACTGCCATTACGCTCTTCACCACTGACA ACCAGAAGCAGGCCCGTGATCTTGTCAATGTGCTCCAGGAGGCCAAGCAACAGATCGATCCTCGTCTGGCTGAGATGACCCGCtacggtggtggtggcggccgcGGCTACGGCGGTTACCGTGGCCGTGGAGGCGGTAGAG CCAACTCCAACAACTACCCACTGGGCAACCGTCGGTGGTAA
- the DBP2 gene encoding ATP-dependent RNA helicase dbp2, with protein sequence MSGYGGGRSNGGGYGGGGGGYGRDRGDRGGDRNGHGGGGFGGGRGGYGNGHGGYGGGGYGGGGGGGGGGYGGGYGGGGGDRMGHLGAGLQRQEWDLSALPKFEKDFYKESPDVAARDAAEVDAFRRKHQMTIAGSGVPKPVETFDEAGFPRYVMDEVKAQGFPAPTAIQSQGWPMALSGRDVVGIAETGSGKTLTYCLPAIVHINAQPLLAPGDGPIVLILAPTRELAVQIQQEISKFGRSSRIRNTCVYGGVPKGPQIRDLSRGVEVCIATPGRLIDMLEAGKTNLRRVTYLVLDEADRMLDMGFEPQIRKIIEQIRPDRQTLMWSATWPKEVRALAADFLQDFIQVNIGSMELAANHRITQIVEVVTEMEKRDRMIKHLEKVMENKENKILIFVGTKRIADEITRFLRQDGWPALSIHGDKQQNERDWVLDQFKTGKSPIMVATDVASRGIDVRNITHVLNYDYPNNSEDYIHRIGRTGRAGQNGTAITLFTTDNQKQARDLVNVLQEAKQQIDPRLAEMTRYGGGGGRGYGGYRGRGGGRGGYRRW encoded by the exons ATGTCTGGCTACGGCGGCGGTCGATCCAACGGCGGCGGTTAcggaggcggtggtggtggttacGGTCGTGATCGTGGTGATCGCGGCGGCGACCGCAACGGCCATGGAGGCGGTGGATTTGGCGGAGG TCGTGGTGGATACGGCAATGGCCACGGCGGAtacggcggtggtggctatggtggaggaggtggtggtggtggtggtggctacGGCGGCGGTtacggcggcggtggtggtgaccgAATGGGCCACCTCGGCGCTGGCCTGCAACGACAAGAATGGG ACCTTTCCGCCCTTCCTAAGTTCGAAAAGGACTTCTACAAGGAGTCTCCTGATGTCGCCGCCCGCGACGCTGCCGAAGTCGATGCGTTCCGTCGCAAACATCAGATGACCATTGCCGGCTCAGGAGTTCCCAAGCCCGTCGAGACCTTTGACGAGGCTGGATTCCCTCGCTACGTCATGGATGAGGTCAAGGCTCAGGGCTTCCCTGCTCCTACCGCCATTCAGTCTCAAGGATGGCCCATGGCTCTTTCTGGACGTGATGTCGTCGGTATTGCCGAGACCGGTTCCGGAAAGACTCTTACATACTGTCTTCCCGCCATTGTTCACATCAACGCTCAGCCCCTCCTTGCCCCTGGTGACGGCCCTATCGTCCTGATCCTGGCCCCCACTCGTGAGCTTGCTGTCCAGATTCAGCAGGAAATCTCAAAGTTCGGTCGCTCATCACGTATCCGCAACACCTGTGTCTACGGTGGTGTCCCCAAGGGCCCCCAGATTCGCGATCTCTCCCGTGGTGTTGAGGTTTGCATTGCCACCCCTGGCCGTCTCATCGACATGCTCGAGGCCGGCAAGACCAACCTTCGTCGTGTAACCTACTTAGTTCTCGACGAGGCTGATCGCATGCTGGACATGGGTTTCGAGCCTCAAATTCGCAAGATTATCGAGCAAATTCGACCTGACCGACAGACTCTCATGTGGTCCGCTACATGGCCCAAGGAAGTCCGTGCTCTTGCTGCCGATTTCTTACAAGACTTCATCCAGGTCAACATCGGTTCCATGGAACTGGCTGCCAACCACAGAATCACCCAGATTGTGGAGGTTGTTACCGaaatggagaagagagaccGCATGATTAAGCATCTTGAGAAGGTCATGGAGAACAAGGAGAACAAGATCCTCATCTTTGTTGGCACCAAGCGTATTGCGGACGAGATCACCCGATTCCTTCGCCAGGACGGCTGGCCCGCTCTCT CAATTCACGGAGACAAGCAACAAAACGAGCGAGACTGGGTCCTCGACCAGTTCAAGACCGGAAAGAGCCCTATCATGGTTGCTACCGACGTGGCATCCCGTGGTATCG ATGTTCGCAACATCACCCATGTGTTGAACTACGATTACCCTAACAACTCGGAGGATTATATCCATCGTATTGGTCGTACCGGCCGTGCTGGCCAGAACGGAACTGCCATTACGCTCTTCACCACTGACA ACCAGAAGCAGGCCCGTGATCTTGTCAATGTGCTCCAGGAGGCCAAGCAACAGATCGATCCTCGTCTGGCTGAGATGACCCGCtacggtggtggtggcggccgcGGCTACGGCGGTTACCGTGGCCGTGGAGGCGGTAGAGGTGGGTATCGTCGATGGTAA
- the DBP2 gene encoding ATP-dependent RNA helicase dbp2, variant 3 (TransMembrane:1 (o472-490i)), which produces MSGYGGGRSNGGGYGGGGGGYGRDRGDRGGDRNGHGGGGFGGGRGGYGNGHGGYGGGGYGGGGGGGGGGYGGGYGGGGGDRMGHLGAGLQRQEWDLSALPKFEKDFYKESPDVAARDAAEVDAFRRKHQMTIAGSGVPKPVETFDEAGFPRYVMDEVKAQGFPAPTAIQSQGWPMALSGRDVVGIAETGSGKTLTYCLPAIVHINAQPLLAPGDGPIVLILAPTRELAVQIQQEISKFGRSSRIRNTCVYGGVPKGPQIRDLSRGVEVCIATPGRLIDMLEAGKTNLRRVTYLVLDEADRMLDMGFEPQIRKIIEQIRPDRQTLMWSATWPKEVRALAADFLQDFIQVNIGSMELAANHRITQIVEVVTEMEKRDRMIKHLEKVMENKENKILIFVGTKRIADEITRFLRQDGWPALSIHGDKQQNERDWVLDQFKTGKSPIMVATDVASRGIGKYQSPSPSLSSNFQQKHLLYTLLSRVGAIFIVRNCLTRRYPYGSHYVVES; this is translated from the exons ATGTCTGGCTACGGCGGCGGTCGATCCAACGGCGGCGGTTAcggaggcggtggtggtggttacGGTCGTGATCGTGGTGATCGCGGCGGCGACCGCAACGGCCATGGAGGCGGTGGATTTGGCGGAGG TCGTGGTGGATACGGCAATGGCCACGGCGGAtacggcggtggtggctatggtggaggaggtggtggtggtggtggtggctacGGCGGCGGTtacggcggcggtggtggtgaccgAATGGGCCACCTCGGCGCTGGCCTGCAACGACAAGAATGGG ACCTTTCCGCCCTTCCTAAGTTCGAAAAGGACTTCTACAAGGAGTCTCCTGATGTCGCCGCCCGCGACGCTGCCGAAGTCGATGCGTTCCGTCGCAAACATCAGATGACCATTGCCGGCTCAGGAGTTCCCAAGCCCGTCGAGACCTTTGACGAGGCTGGATTCCCTCGCTACGTCATGGATGAGGTCAAGGCTCAGGGCTTCCCTGCTCCTACCGCCATTCAGTCTCAAGGATGGCCCATGGCTCTTTCTGGACGTGATGTCGTCGGTATTGCCGAGACCGGTTCCGGAAAGACTCTTACATACTGTCTTCCCGCCATTGTTCACATCAACGCTCAGCCCCTCCTTGCCCCTGGTGACGGCCCTATCGTCCTGATCCTGGCCCCCACTCGTGAGCTTGCTGTCCAGATTCAGCAGGAAATCTCAAAGTTCGGTCGCTCATCACGTATCCGCAACACCTGTGTCTACGGTGGTGTCCCCAAGGGCCCCCAGATTCGCGATCTCTCCCGTGGTGTTGAGGTTTGCATTGCCACCCCTGGCCGTCTCATCGACATGCTCGAGGCCGGCAAGACCAACCTTCGTCGTGTAACCTACTTAGTTCTCGACGAGGCTGATCGCATGCTGGACATGGGTTTCGAGCCTCAAATTCGCAAGATTATCGAGCAAATTCGACCTGACCGACAGACTCTCATGTGGTCCGCTACATGGCCCAAGGAAGTCCGTGCTCTTGCTGCCGATTTCTTACAAGACTTCATCCAGGTCAACATCGGTTCCATGGAACTGGCTGCCAACCACAGAATCACCCAGATTGTGGAGGTTGTTACCGaaatggagaagagagaccGCATGATTAAGCATCTTGAGAAGGTCATGGAGAACAAGGAGAACAAGATCCTCATCTTTGTTGGCACCAAGCGTATTGCGGACGAGATCACCCGATTCCTTCGCCAGGACGGCTGGCCCGCTCTCT CAATTCACGGAGACAAGCAACAAAACGAGCGAGACTGGGTCCTCGACCAGTTCAAGACCGGAAAGAGCCCTATCATGGTTGCTACCGACGTGGCATCCCGTGGTATCGGTAAGTATCagtccccctccccctccctctccagCAACTTCCAGCAAAAGCACTTGCTGTATACTTTACTCTCGCGTGTAGGGGCTATCTTTATTGTGCGAAACTGCCTGACCAGACGGTATCCGTATGGTTCTCATTATGTGGTGGAGTCTTGA